A segment of the Methanothermococcus thermolithotrophicus DSM 2095 genome:
GAGATAAACCATTATTCCATGTTTTAGTTGGAAACGAAAAAATGAGTGACGAAGAACTTGCTGAGAACATTGAAGCAATTCTAAACACCGTTTCCAGAAAATATGAGAAAGGGCTTTATCACGTTAAGAGTGCATATACAAAACTTACAATGGGGCCGCCAGCCCAAATAGAAAAATAAGGGGTTGAAAATATGATAACGGCAGAATCCGAACATAAAATTGCCCCTTGGAAGATTGAGGAAGTTAACAAATTAAAAGAATTACTTAAAAATGGCCAAATTGTCGCATTGGTAGACATGATGGAAGTCCCTGCAAGACAACTTCAGGAAATCAGGGACAAAATTAGGGGAACAATGACCCTAAAAATGTCAAGAAACACCTTAATCGAGAGGGCTATCAAAGAGGTTGCTGAAGAAACCGGTAACCCAGAGTTTGCAAAATTAGCAGACTATATCGATAAAGGGGCAGCAATCATAACCACAGATATGAACCCATTTAAGTTATACAAAACCTTAGAAGAAAGCAAAAGTCCTGCACCTATAAAAGGTGGGGCAGTTGCTCCTTGCGATATCGAGGTTAAAGCGGGATCAACTGGAATGCCTCCAGGACCATTCCTAGGTGAATTAAAAAGCGTAGGAATTCCTGCTGCAATTGAAAAAGGTAAAATAGGAATTAAAGAAGATAAAGTAGTTGCTAAAGCTGGAGAAGTTGTTTCACACAAACTCGCAGTTGTGCTCTCTGCATTGGGTATAAAACCTGTTACAGTAGGTTTAAACTTATTAGCAGCTTACGAAGATGGTGTCATTTACACACCAGATGTGTTAAAAATAGACGAAGAAGAATTCGTACAAAAAATACAAGATGCTTACAGCAAGGCATTCAACTTGTCAGTCAACGCTGCAATACCAACAGCACAGACAATCGAAACATTGTTGCAAAAAGCATTTGCTAACGCAAGAGCTGTATCTATTGAGAGCGCATTCTTGACTGAAAAAACCACAGATGACATCCTTGGAAAAGCATACTCACAAATGCTTGCTGTTGCAAGAGAAGTTGGTGACGATGCTTTAGATGATGAATTAAAAGAAAAATTATCTACTGCAGTTGTTGAAACCAAAGCTGAAGTAGAAGAAGCTAAAGAAGAAGAGAAAGAAGAGAAAAAAGAAGAAGCAGCTCCTGCAGCAGCTGGTTTAGGATTACTCTTCTAAGTTCTTAAAAGTAGTAAATATTCTAACCGAAAAAAATATATATTCAAATAAATAATCAAAGAAAAAGGAAATTTATATTCGGAGGTGTAATTATGGAATACATATACGCATCATTATTATTACACTCAGCAGGTAAAGAAATTACAGAAGACGCTGTTAAAGCTGTATTAAGCGCAGCTGGTGTTGAAGTAGAAGACGCTAGAGTTAAAGCTTTAGTAGCTGCATTAGAAGGAGTAGACATTGAAGAAGCTATCGAAAAAGCTGCTATGCCAGTTGCAGCTGCAGCAGCTCCTGCAGCAGCTCCTGCTGAAGAACCTAAAGAAGAAAAGAAAGAAGAGAAAAAAGAAGAAGACACCACAGCTGCAGCTGCAGCAGGTCTCGGTGCTTTATTCGGATAAGTTTGCAACTTTGTTTGCAACAAATTTCTTCTTTATTTTTTATTTTAGGCAAATTAATCCATATATTTAAATATACTATATAAATATTTATATAATATATAACCAAAACATATAAGGTATATAAATACATGGTGAAAAGGATGGAACCTGAAATAAAAATTGTAAACGTGGTTGTCTCCACACAGATTGGAACAGATATAGACTTGGAATATGCTGCTGATATATTAGACAATGCAGAATACGAACCTGAACAGTTTCCTGGCTTGGTTTGTAGATTAAGTGATCCAAAAGTTGCATTGCTTATATTTAGAAGCGGTAAATTAAATTGTACCGGTGCTAAGAGCAAAGAAGATGCTGAAATAGCGATAAAAAAAATAATAAAAGAGTTAAAAGACGCAGGAATGGACATAATAGATAATCCAGAAGTTAATGTTCAAAACATGGTGGCTACAGCAGACCTAGGTATTGAACCTAACTTGGATGATATCTCAACACTTGAAGGTACTGAATACGAACCTGAACAGTTTCCTGGTTTAGTTTACAGACTGAGCGACCCAAAAGTTGTTGTCTTAATATTTGGCAGTGGTAAAGTTGTTATCACCGGCTTAAAGAAAAAAGACGATGCATATTTAGCACTTGATAAAATCTTGAGCACATTAAAAGAACTAGAAGAAGAATATTACTAAATTTTATTTTTATAGTTGGTCGCATAATTAGTACTATATCGACGTTAATATACCCATACCTATGACCACTATATTTTGAACATCAACTTGATCTACTTTTTAAAATCATCATAATGTCTCATTGTTCAAAAGTTGTCTAAAAATAAGTTTAATAGTGATATCGTGATTGCAATAATCGACTACAATGCTGGGAATTTAAGAAGTATTGAAAAAGCTGTTGAACTATATACTAACGATGTAGTTGTAACTAGCGATCCTGAAACCATTTTAAGTGCGGATAAACTTATATTACCTGGTGTGGGAAATTTCGGAGACGCGGTGAAAAACTTATCCAAAAGCGTAGATAAAGACGAGAGCTCATTAAAGGATATTATTAACAATAGCATCAATAAAGTTCCATTCTTAGGCATATGCTTAGGGATGCAGTTGCTCTTAGAGAGAAGTGAAGAGAACAGTGCTTTAAGTGGTTTAGGTGCCATAAAAGGAAATGTAGTTAAATTCAAAGACGTAGGAAAGATACCGCACATGGGATGGAACAACGTAGAACAGGTTAAAGATATTCCACTTTTCGAAGGAATAAAAAATAACGAATACTTTTATTTTGTTCATTCCTATCACGTAAACCCTTCAGAAAAAGAAGTTATAGCAGGTCTATGCGAATATGGATATAGTTTTCCATGCGTATTGAACAAAGATAACATATACGCTACGCAATTTCATCCTGAAAAAAGTGGAAAATCTGGCTTAAAAATGATAGAAAACTTTGTAGAATTAATTTAAAATAAAAATTAATAATGCTATTGAAAGTATTAAAATACTTCTTTTAATTTAGCCTTGGCTTTCTTTTTTAGATAGAAGTTTCCGAGAATTCCTGCAACTATTGGAAGTGGCGTGGCAATATAGATCAATCCTCCAAAAACTGCATGGAGCTTTTTAACCCTTGATGTAGGCATTTTGAAAATTGTATCTTCCTTTCTAACTGCCGATTTTAATAAAATTTTTTCCGATACATAAACTACATTGTAGCTCCATAGAATTATATCTGAAAGCGGAGTTGGAGCTCCTCCAAATGAAGTTTTCCTCTTAACTATTGCATCATATAAATCATCAGCTGAATTTCCCTTAAATTTTGTATGGCCATTTCCAACCATCTTAGCAAGATGAGCATCACTATTACCTAAAACTGCTATAGGACATTTGTGATAGTTTTTCATAATTCTATCCAATGCAAGATTATTTACAATACCATCCCTATGGTATGCATTGAATACCTCAGCTCCATCAAGTTTCAATTCAAAAATTTTATCTCCAAGGGCCTTACATATTGGGCTGTATGGATGGGGAGCTATTGCCAAACCTCCTTGTTCGTGTATTTTTTCGATTGTTTCCTCTGCTGACAGTCCAGCTGGAATTTCTTGGTTTAAAAACAAACCAATGATCTCCCCATCCTTTGACATTATCTCGCTTCCCACAATGACCTCAACACCATATTCCTTTTCCAGTTTTTTGGTTTCTAGAGCTCCCCTTATAGTATTATGATCTGTGATTGCCACAACATCTATATCGTTTTTTCTTGCCCATTTCATCACATTTTTTGGTTCTTCCACAGAATCTGGGAATTTTAAACCCATGTATTTCATCAATCCCGAATATTTGGTGTGTATGTGCATATCTGCTTTGATATTATCTTTATCCATAAAATCCCCCAAATATCTTTAAAAATTACCCAAAGAGTTTCAAAACTTTAGGAATGTTATCAATAATATCCATTGAAGTGTAATAATATCCCTTTTTTTTCAGCATTAAATCTCCACAGTAACCATTGATAAAAGCTCCACAACAGGACGACACAAAAGGTTCATTTTTAGCAAACAATGCTCCAATAATCCCACAAAGAACATCACCAGTACCCCCAACAGTCATTCCAGGATTACCGGTTTTATTTATCTTGATCTTGTGTCTATTGAATATTATGTCGTATCTTCCCTTTAAAACTATCGTTGAATTAAAGGTATTTTGTTCAATATACTCTTTCATATATTCAAACTCTCCTTTGTGGGGTGTAAAAATAAAGTTATCCTTAAATTCAAAATTTGAATAATCTATTACTTTTATAGCATCTGCATCAATAACAACTTTTTTATCAGTCTTTTTAAGGAAAGAGTTTACAAATTCCTTAGTTCTATTATTCACTCCTAAACCACTACCCAAAACTATACAATCATATTTTTTGGAAACCGACAGTATTTCATCAATATGCTCCTCTCCAACATAATCGCCTTCTAATTCATAACCCATTAATTCAGGATAATTCCTTAATGCATCCATAACATTCCTTACAGAAGCTACGGTTACTAAATCGGCCATTTTTGAAGCTGCCAGTGCGGATAAAATCGGAGCTCCGAAAAACTCCTTTGAACCGCCAACAACTAAAACTTTTCCATTCTCTCCCTTATGTGAGTCTGAACCTCTTTTAATCAGTGTTTTAAAGTCTCCAGTACCGACGATAAACTCTGCAGATTTTGGAATGCCTATTGACTTAACAACTAAATTATCATCATTTGAATTCCTACTGGATTCGAAAACCGAAGGTTTTCGTAACCTACTGGATTCGAAAATCTCTGATTTTCGTAATATGGTCTTTCTCTTGTGGAATGTAACAACCTTGTCGGCATTTAGATCTCCAGTTTCAACGTCCACACTTACTATTTTTAGGGATTCTTTAAATTCTTTTTTTATTCTGTTTAATTCAGTTACTGCAGTTTTAAAAGGCTCCCTTAATTCCCCCTTAACTCCAGTTCCCAACATTGCATCTATTACAATAACTTCGCCTTTTTTTGTATTTTGTTCAATCCTTTCAATTATGTCCAAAATATCATTGGGTAATATAACTTCTTCAATGGTTAAATCCCCAAATTCTGAAATGTTTTTTAAAATCTTAAAATTCTCCCTACTTTCATAGGTTTTTATATTCTCGCTCCTGCCGAGTAAAATCAGGCTAACATCATAACACTTAGAAAGATGTCTGGCAACTACAAACCCATCCCCGCCATTATTTCCTGTCCCACAAAAAACATATATTTTTTCGTTGGAATTAAGAATTTTTAAGAGCTCTTCATACACTGCCCTTCCAGCATTTTCCATAAGTAAAATTTTTGGAATTCCAAGATATTCACAGTTG
Coding sequences within it:
- a CDS encoding TATA-box-binding protein; translation: MEPEIKIVNVVVSTQIGTDIDLEYAADILDNAEYEPEQFPGLVCRLSDPKVALLIFRSGKLNCTGAKSKEDAEIAIKKIIKELKDAGMDIIDNPEVNVQNMVATADLGIEPNLDDISTLEGTEYEPEQFPGLVYRLSDPKVVVLIFGSGKVVITGLKKKDDAYLALDKILSTLKELEEEYY
- a CDS encoding bifunctional ADP-dependent NAD(P)H-hydrate dehydratase/NAD(P)H-hydrate epimerase, with translation MKKETIDNKVPQKDLQMFRYIVNKLNIKEKDVITPKEMEVIDNNCEYLGIPKILLMENAGRAVYEELLKILNSNEKIYVFCGTGNNGGDGFVVARHLSKCYDVSLILLGRSENIKTYESRENFKILKNISEFGDLTIEEVILPNDILDIIERIEQNTKKGEVIVIDAMLGTGVKGELREPFKTAVTELNRIKKEFKESLKIVSVDVETGDLNADKVVTFHKRKTILRKSEIFESSRLRKPSVFESSRNSNDDNLVVKSIGIPKSAEFIVGTGDFKTLIKRGSDSHKGENGKVLVVGGSKEFFGAPILSALAASKMADLVTVASVRNVMDALRNYPELMGYELEGDYVGEEHIDEILSVSKKYDCIVLGSGLGVNNRTKEFVNSFLKKTDKKVVIDADAIKVIDYSNFEFKDNFIFTPHKGEFEYMKEYIEQNTFNSTIVLKGRYDIIFNRHKIKINKTGNPGMTVGGTGDVLCGIIGALFAKNEPFVSSCCGAFINGYCGDLMLKKKGYYYTSMDIIDNIPKVLKLFG
- a CDS encoding PHP domain-containing protein; this encodes MDKDNIKADMHIHTKYSGLMKYMGLKFPDSVEEPKNVMKWARKNDIDVVAITDHNTIRGALETKKLEKEYGVEVIVGSEIMSKDGEIIGLFLNQEIPAGLSAEETIEKIHEQGGLAIAPHPYSPICKALGDKIFELKLDGAEVFNAYHRDGIVNNLALDRIMKNYHKCPIAVLGNSDAHLAKMVGNGHTKFKGNSADDLYDAIVKRKTSFGGAPTPLSDIILWSYNVVYVSEKILLKSAVRKEDTIFKMPTSRVKKLHAVFGGLIYIATPLPIVAGILGNFYLKKKAKAKLKEVF
- the rpl12p gene encoding 50S ribosomal protein P1 codes for the protein MEYIYASLLLHSAGKEITEDAVKAVLSAAGVEVEDARVKALVAALEGVDIEEAIEKAAMPVAAAAAPAAAPAEEPKEEKKEEKKEEDTTAAAAAGLGALFG
- the hisH gene encoding imidazole glycerol phosphate synthase subunit HisH; translated protein: MIAIIDYNAGNLRSIEKAVELYTNDVVVTSDPETILSADKLILPGVGNFGDAVKNLSKSVDKDESSLKDIINNSINKVPFLGICLGMQLLLERSEENSALSGLGAIKGNVVKFKDVGKIPHMGWNNVEQVKDIPLFEGIKNNEYFYFVHSYHVNPSEKEVIAGLCEYGYSFPCVLNKDNIYATQFHPEKSGKSGLKMIENFVELI
- a CDS encoding 50S ribosomal protein L10, with amino-acid sequence MITAESEHKIAPWKIEEVNKLKELLKNGQIVALVDMMEVPARQLQEIRDKIRGTMTLKMSRNTLIERAIKEVAEETGNPEFAKLADYIDKGAAIITTDMNPFKLYKTLEESKSPAPIKGGAVAPCDIEVKAGSTGMPPGPFLGELKSVGIPAAIEKGKIGIKEDKVVAKAGEVVSHKLAVVLSALGIKPVTVGLNLLAAYEDGVIYTPDVLKIDEEEFVQKIQDAYSKAFNLSVNAAIPTAQTIETLLQKAFANARAVSIESAFLTEKTTDDILGKAYSQMLAVAREVGDDALDDELKEKLSTAVVETKAEVEEAKEEEKEEKKEEAAPAAAGLGLLF